A segment of the Candidatus Izimaplasma bacterium HR1 genome:
CCGTAAACAGTATCGGTTTGAAAAATAATGACTTCTTTTTTAAGATTCTTTTTTAATAAATCTTCTACCCTAATTTCCATATTTATCACCACAATGATTATACCAAAATTATATAAACAAGTAAAACAAACTGTGCTATAATGATTAATTGAGATAACTAATGAATTATTGGGGTGATTATATGTTAAGAAAATTTATTAAATATTACAAAAACCATCAGGTATTATTCTACATTGATACAGTAGCTGCATTGGCTATGGCAGGGATAAATCTATACTTCCCAAGTGTCGTTAGAAATATCATAAATATTTACGTACCTGCTGGTGATTATAAAAGTATCTATTTCTTTGGTGCAATTCTTGCTGTTCTCTACGTAATTAGGATGTTTTGTAGTTTTATTGTTAATTACTGGGGCCATGTAATGGGTACTAGAATCGAACGCGATATGCGTGTCGATTTATATAAGAAAATTCAAACTCTAGATAGTGATTACTTTGATGATCATAAAACAGGGACAATCATGACGCACATTGTGGGACACTTAAGAGATATTAGTGAAATGGCTCACCATACACCTGAAAACATTATCGTAAGTACCGTTACTATCATAGGTAGTTTTATAATTCTATTCAATATTCACATTATATTTACTATCTTCATTTTTGCACTAATTGTTATATTAATTTTCTACTCTAACTCAAGAAGAAGAAAAATGATGGCGGCATCTCGTAAAACGAGAGCAACCCATGAAGAAATAAATAGTGAAGTAGAAAATTCAATCGGAGGTATTAGACTTACTAAAGCTTTTACCAATGAAGACTTCGAATTAAGGAAATTTAAAAATGTCACAAACCTTTACCAAGCATCATTTAGAGATTTCTACAAACAAATGGGTATCTTTAGTAGTGGTACAGGACTAATAATAGATCTACTATTTGTGTTAATATTAGTATATGGTGGTGTCTTAGCAATTAATGGTGAAATCACTATTGGTGATTACACTGTATTCTTCCTCTACATCACAATCTTAATCCAACCAATTAGAACCTTGATTCAAACTATAGAGCAAGTTCAAAAGGGATGGAGTGGTTATGAGAAATTCCACGCTATCCAAATGATAGAGCCAAAAATCGTTTCTAATGACAATCCGATATTCATGGATAACCCTCGTGGTTTAATTGAATTTAGAAATGTTACATTCCAATATGAATCTTCAAGGAGTGATGTCTTAAAGAATTTTGATGTCAAAGTAAGTCCTGGTAAAAAAATAGCCTTAGTCGGAGAAACCGGTGTAGGTAAGAGCACAATCAGTAAATTGATTCCTAGATTTTATGATGTTAATGAAGGTGAAGTTCTTGTTGATGGAATCAATGTTAAAGAATATGATATTTACTCATTACGTTCAAACATAGGACATGTTCAACAAGATGTTTATATATTCTATGGAACTATAAAAAATAATATATTATACGGAAGACCTGAAGCAACTGATGAAGATGTAATTAAAGCTGCTAAACAGGCAAACATCCATGATTTCATAATGAGTTTAGATCACGGTTATGATACCTTAGTTGGTGAAAGAGGAGTAAAACTTTCTGGAGGACAAAAACAACGAGTAAGTATTGCCCGAGTTTTTCTTAAAAATCCCCCTGTTTTAATCCTTGATGAAGCAACAAGTTCATTAGATAATGTTACTGAGAAACTAATTCAAAAGGCACTTGACGAATTAAGTGTAGGACGTACTACCTTAGTCATTGCCCACCGTTTAAGTACTATTTCAAATGCAGATGAAATTCTCGTTTTAACTGAGAATGGAATCAGTGAAAGAGGGACCCACAAAGAACTAATTAATAACAATGGATATTACGCAAAATTATATAACGCAAGTATAGAAATCTAATCAAATTATCAAGGAGGTATCTATGAAATATCAGGACATTATTTCCCGAATCGTTAATAATGACTTAAAAGATGATATTATTCAATTGACCGATGCAATGCACGCCAAGGTTTTTTTACATAATAAAGAACCAAAATTGATCATTAAACTACTACTTGGTGATCAACTCCAAAAAGAGGAGTTCAGAAGTAACCTCTTTAACTCCATATATCGTGAGGATAATTTGACAAGTTTAATCTATAAGTATGGACTTACTGAAATGAAAGATGTTACATTTACATATTCAATATTGTCATATTTAATAGGATCACCGGTCAGTGAATATCCTAATGATGAGTTGACAAAACAAATCGTTGATGGTGTTTATGCCTTTACTAAACGATTAGAAGCAGCAAGTGGTGAATATACCGATCTTGGTATTCCCCATTCCTTGCAAATATTCGAGTATTTTCTAAGTAATTCTGCTGATTCTTTAATGAAAGAAAAGCTGAAAGAAATCCTTCAAGATGAGAAATTTGTAATGTACCTCTCAAAAGAAGAAAAATACTTATTTCATGGAGATTTATGGTTTGCCAATATTTTGATCAATGAAGACACAATTTCTATCATCGATGTCGAACCATTATTTTTTGGTCCGAAGAATATGCAACTCGCAATTTTGATAAGTGCATACTTCCTGTTAACGAAGATATTACTGGATGGCAACGATCATATCGATTTTAATTACATAATTTCATTATGGCATGAAGAAGTTCATAAAGAAGAAATATTATATCTTATGTTATCCTTCCCAATTTTTATCGGAATGGGAAAAGAACAGTCTTTTTTAGAGGCCCCAGTTGACAATGAGACCTACTCAAACATAATGAACCCTTTATATTCTGTTATCGATTGGATTCAAAGTAAGCTAAAAAAATAACACCTTCCAAATGGAAGGTGTTTTATTTACCTTTATTAAGGCGTTTCTAGAACATCACCATCAGTAATTTTACCGATAGGTTCTCCAATAAATAATGCAACATGAGAGGAGATTCCAGTTACTGTTATAGTAGAATTCTCAGTATATCCATGGATATCAGTACCATCAATTTCACCGATTAAACTACCTAGTCTCGATTCCAATGTTGGAGTGTATTGAGTAATATCCATCGTAACACTTGATGATACATCTTCAAATACACTATCGGATGTCATTCCAACAATTGCTCCAATTGCTCCGTTGTAATAATAGTTAGAATCGACATTACCATTCACAGTTACATTTTCAATGTGAGATGATGAAATATATCCAGCAAGCCCACCAATAAACATATTTGGCTTATTTACGTTACTATTACCAATGCTTATGTTCACATCAAGTATCAAGTCTTGGATATGTGAACCATTTAGAACTCCAAAGAATCCCCAATTTGTTTCACTACTTTGAGTTACATCTATACTTACCATAGTTATATTACTTATAGTATAACCATTTCCAAACAAAGTTAGACTTCCATCTGGGGCTGCATT
Coding sequences within it:
- a CDS encoding Putative multidrug export ATP-binding/permease protein; the protein is MNYWGDYMLRKFIKYYKNHQVLFYIDTVAALAMAGINLYFPSVVRNIINIYVPAGDYKSIYFFGAILAVLYVIRMFCSFIVNYWGHVMGTRIERDMRVDLYKKIQTLDSDYFDDHKTGTIMTHIVGHLRDISEMAHHTPENIIVSTVTIIGSFIILFNIHIIFTIFIFALIVILIFYSNSRRRKMMAASRKTRATHEEINSEVENSIGGIRLTKAFTNEDFELRKFKNVTNLYQASFRDFYKQMGIFSSGTGLIIDLLFVLILVYGGVLAINGEITIGDYTVFFLYITILIQPIRTLIQTIEQVQKGWSGYEKFHAIQMIEPKIVSNDNPIFMDNPRGLIEFRNVTFQYESSRSDVLKNFDVKVSPGKKIALVGETGVGKSTISKLIPRFYDVNEGEVLVDGINVKEYDIYSLRSNIGHVQQDVYIFYGTIKNNILYGRPEATDEDVIKAAKQANIHDFIMSLDHGYDTLVGERGVKLSGGQKQRVSIARVFLKNPPVLILDEATSSLDNVTEKLIQKALDELSVGRTTLVIAHRLSTISNADEILVLTENGISERGTHKELINNNGYYAKLYNASIEI